A section of the Spirosoma pollinicola genome encodes:
- a CDS encoding recombination directionality factor, whose translation MRIISTMQPVSTGGIPQEAIPEIGRIGLGKLAQTEGGKVYPTATDYFVPRGRAQDLFTQLYGPEPRQLPICFYNDAEEASCNVRLEIRDRKGDLYAFSDGQTFYFRPKDGSPGYTKLVTLQQVPDIALGIEAHLQKGLAPDKAKYIVWKPTLSLRFMIRDFPLVGYWQIMTHGAQSTIPQVTNMVDTWKQLLGSLCMVPFVLSIKRGKSSDKAKQFTYLNLLPDFSLDHARQFAQNRPKEPATLPHASLLNPPPIGQPDHVYEPTVVSLPAGNV comes from the coding sequence ATGCGGATTATATCGACAATGCAACCCGTGTCTACTGGCGGCATTCCGCAGGAAGCTATTCCTGAAATAGGACGAATTGGCTTAGGAAAACTTGCGCAGACAGAGGGTGGGAAAGTATACCCAACTGCCACGGATTACTTTGTGCCCCGTGGCCGGGCTCAGGATTTATTCACGCAACTGTACGGACCGGAGCCCCGCCAGTTACCAATTTGTTTTTACAACGATGCGGAGGAAGCCAGTTGTAATGTACGGCTAGAAATCAGAGACCGGAAAGGTGATTTATACGCCTTTTCGGACGGCCAAACGTTTTATTTCCGACCTAAAGACGGAAGTCCGGGCTATACCAAACTGGTCACGTTGCAACAGGTTCCGGATATTGCCTTAGGGATTGAAGCGCATCTACAGAAAGGACTTGCGCCCGATAAGGCCAAGTACATCGTTTGGAAGCCGACCTTATCCCTGCGTTTTATGATTCGGGACTTTCCCCTGGTAGGGTATTGGCAGATCATGACGCATGGCGCTCAATCCACCATTCCCCAGGTCACTAACATGGTAGACACCTGGAAGCAATTGCTGGGAAGTTTGTGTATGGTACCCTTTGTCCTCAGCATTAAACGTGGTAAATCAAGCGATAAGGCCAAACAGTTCACCTACCTGAACTTACTGCCCGACTTTTCCCTTGATCATGCCCGGCAATTTGCCCAGAACCGGCCCAAGGAACCGGCAACTTTACCACACGCGAGTTTACTTAATCCACCTCCGATAGGACAGCCTGACCATGTATATGAACCAACTGTCGTGTCTTTACCGGCTGGAAATGTATAA